The nucleotide sequence ACTTTGATGCCTTAATTAACAAGAAAGGATTTTTTAGGATTCTTCTTGTCATCTCTTCGGAAAGGCCAGGTTCCAGTTTCCATAGACGGTAGAATTTTACCCGTACATCCCCGGATAAGTAGAACTTGCCTGGAAACAGCTGGGACCTTTCCTCCTGGCGATGAAGAAGGTGCTTGGCCAACTCTGGTGTCACAGAATTTAAGCTCCTCTTGACAACGATTTTAGTCAAATCAGGAAGTGTGTAAGATGGGGGTTCGAGAAGATCACCCCTTACTTGACGATCTTCTTCAACGAGGTACTTCTCCATGTTCTGAGCCTCAACGTCCACCGCTTGTTTAGGAGTCACTGACCTAGGCAGTAAGACGTCCAGGGATATGACCATATCCACGGTGTGCGGAGCCACCGAAGTATAAATAAAGCTTAAGAAGCCACCCAATGAGTGACCCATTAGGGACACCTTCGACCAGCCGTACTCTCTCATAACTCGGGGAATAATGTAGACGTAATCG is from Drosophila suzukii chromosome 3, CBGP_Dsuzu_IsoJpt1.0, whole genome shotgun sequence and encodes:
- the LOC108013463 gene encoding probable serine hydrolase, with amino-acid sequence MGTLSLSDFQEVRIPAPWGHIAGRWYGNPKERPILAIHGWLDNLGTFDRLIPLLPDYIGVLCIDLPGHGRSSSIQPGMHYSVYDYVYIIPRVMREYGWSKVSLMGHSLGGFLSFIYTSVAPHTVDMVISLDVLLPRSVTPKQAVDVEAQNMEKYLVEEDRQVRGDLLEPPSYTLPDLTKIVVKRSLNSVTPELAKHLLHRQEERSQLFPGKFYLSGDVRVKFYRLWKLEPGLSEEMTRRILKNPFLLIKASKSSFVGAQCEYAISILSQNNPHFEFYEVGGGTHHIHLKFPEECARYIVPFIRRHRPPTLRSEEKLKPQEMLFERSQNNQSKL